The following are encoded together in the Populus trichocarpa isolate Nisqually-1 chromosome 5, P.trichocarpa_v4.1, whole genome shotgun sequence genome:
- the LOC7454323 gene encoding auxin-induced protein AUX28: MEVEKGTKMRFEETELRLGLPGNGGGGTEGGEFARKRGFSETVDLKLNLSSKEGGIDPNHEKTQREKNLLATDPAKPPAKAQVVGWPPVRSFRKNMLAVQKSSTDQESTDKVPGGNATFVKVSMDGAPYLRKVDLKMYKTYHELSDALGKMFSSFTIGNCGSHGMKDFLNESKLIDLLNGTDYVPTYEDKDGDWMLVGDVPWDMFVESCKRLRIMKGTEATGLAPRAMEKCKNRSFK; this comes from the exons ATGGAAGTAGAGAAGGGAACAAAGATGCGGTTTGAGGAGACAGAGCTAAGGCTAGGGTTACCAGGGAATGGTGGAGGGGGTACTGAAGGAGGGGAGTTCGCAAGGAAGAGAGGATTCTCTGAGACTGTGGACTTGAAGCTCAATCTTTCTTCCAAGGAGGGGGGTATTGATCCAAATCATGAGAAGACTCAAAGGGAGAAGAACCTTCTGGCCACTGATCCAGCAAAACCTCCAGCTAA GGCACAGGTTGTGGGTTGGCCTCCAGTCAGATCTTTCCGAAAGAACATGTTAGCTGTCCAAAAAAGCAGCACCGATCAGGAGAGTACTGACAAGGTTCCTGGGGGCAATGCAACCTTTGTGAAGGTTAGCATGGATGGCGCACCTTACCTCCGTAAAGTGGACCTGAAGATGTACAAGACCTACCACGAGCTCTCTGATGCCTTGGGCAAAATGTTCAGTTCCTTCACCATAG GCAACTGTGGATCCCATGGAATGAAAGATTTCCTGAATGAAAGCAAGCTCATAGATCTTCTTAATGGCACCGACTATGTTCCAACTTATGAAGATAAGGACGGTGACTGGATGCTCGTCGGAGATGTCCCATGGGA CATGTTTGTTGAATCATGCAAGCGGCTGCGAATAATGAAAGGAACGGAGGCGACTGGACTTG cACCAAGAGCCATGGAGAAATGCAAGAACAGAAGCTTCAAGTAG
- the LOC7476884 gene encoding F-box/LRR-repeat protein 17, with protein MHFENQPHIPPATPSGSIASFTSMDTPHRAKKHRGSYNCGRCGVPKKGHVCHLPPSTTTTPTQTPTDSSVSVSTSTSRPPPPSRQQHSNLRRALSFDDTDLRCESSDIEIDESELDLFDSGSGKLPVSCMWEILRRLPPEGLLAAARVCKGWRETARRLWRAAEELRLTVPPRTQLVFVGSLLRRCTGLSRLSLRSESDLDATMLACIAFSCPNLEVMEFSTSETLVNRITGDELGCFVANKRCLRSLKMEGCSNLGGFVLCSSSLSTLWLSDLYCLSKMVFNCPNLKEISLDFSRQENESTDLIAMVDGLGRSCPRLQNIHVASFRLSHATVLALTAANLRGLRMLSLVFGTEITDASVAAISQSYSKLELLDLSGSSISDSGIGMICNVFPGTLSRLLLALCPNITSSGIQFATAQLPLLELMDCGMTICDPSSQNPTCDESGDFELQMTFKNKLHLIYQKLIIKHSRLKKLSLWGCSGLDALYLNCPELNDLNLNSCKNLHPERVLLQCPSLESVHASGCHRLLTGAIQSQVSNNLDAMENQSPHKRLADGSKRVRVPLFLSQQPCDEDKKRRRIGSRPCKVLVD; from the exons ATGCACTTCGAAAACCAACCACACATTCCCCCAGCCACTCCCAGCGGCTCCATCGCCTCTTTTACCTCCATGGATACCCCCCACCGTGCCAAAAAACACCGCGGCAGTTACAACTGCGGCCGTTGCGGAGTCCCTAAAAAAGGCCACGTCTGCCATCTCCCTCCCAGCACCACCACCACACCAACGCAAACTCCCACTGACTCCTCCGTTTCAGTCTCCACCTCAACTTCTCGTCCACCGCCGCCGTCACGTCAGCAGCACTCGAATCTCCGCAGAGCGTTGTCATTTGATGACACTGACTTACGGTGTGAATCATCGGATATTGAAATCGATGAATCGGAGTTGGATCTGTTTGATTCAGGTTCTGGGAAGTTGCCGGTGAGCTGCATGTGGGAGATTTTGAGGAGGTTGCCGCCGGAGGGGTTGTTGGCGGCAGCTAGGGTGTGTAAGGGCTGGAGAGAGACAGCGAGGAGGTTATGGAGGGCGGCGGAGGAGCTTAGACTCACGGTTCCACCTAGGACTCAGCTTGTGTTTGTTGGATCTTTGTTGCGGAGGTGTACTGGACTCAGTAGACTCAGTCTTAGATCGGAAAG TGATCTGGACGCGACGATGTTGGCTTGCATTGCGTTTTCTTGCCCTAATTTGGAAGTGATGGAGTTTTCTACATCCGAAACTCTAGTCAATAGGATTACAGG TGATGAACTGGGTTGTTTTGTTGCTAATAAACGTTGCCTACGAAGCCTTAAGATGGAAGGGTGTTCTAATCTGGGGGGATTCGTCCTCTGTTCCTCTAGTCTTTCTACACTCTGGCTTTCAGATCTGTATTGCCTATCTaagatg GTCTTTAACTGTCCCAATTTGAAAGAGATTTCCCTAGATTTTTCTCGCCAAGAAAATGAGAGTACTGATCTTATTGCTATGGTTGATGGTTTGGGAAGGAGTTGTCCTCGGCTGCAAAACATACATGTTGCATCATTTCGGCTTTCTCATGCCACAGTGCTTGCTCTCACAGCTGCAAACTTGAG GGGGTTGCGAATGCTTTCACTTGTTTTTGGAACTGAAATTACCGATGCATCTGTTGCTGCCATTTCTCAAAGCTATTCAAAATTAGAATTGCTTGATCTGAGTGG GTCTAGTATCAGTGACAGTGGCATTGGAATGATATGCAATGTATTCCCTGGAACACTTTCGAGACTTCTTCTTGCACTCTGTCCCAACATCACTTCAA GTGGAATTCAATTTGCGACAGCTCAATTGCCTCTTCTTGAACTCATGGACTGTGGAATGACAATATGTGATCCGAGCTCTCAAAATCCAACCTGCGATGAAAGTGGTGATTTTGAGTTGCAGatgacatttaaaaataaattacacctTATATATCAGAAGCTTATCATTAAACATAGCCGGTTGAAAAAGCTCAGCCTATGGGGCTGTTCTGGCTTAGAT GCTCTATACTTAAACTGCCCAGAACTCAACGATTTGAATCTGAACTCCTGTAAAAACTTGCATCCAG AGAGAGTGCTCCTGCAGTGCCCCAGTTTAGAAAGTGTGCATGCATCAGGATGTCACAGATTGCTGACTGGGGCTATTCAGAGTCAG GTCAGCAACAATCTTGATGCAATGGAAAACCAATCCCCCCATAAACGTTTGGCTGATGGCTCAAAGAGGGTTAGGGTCCCCCTATTCCTGAGTCAGCAG CCATGTGATGAGGATAAGAAGCGGAGAAGAATTGGGAGTCGTCCATGCAAGGTGCTTGTGGACTGA